In Nocardia sputorum, a single genomic region encodes these proteins:
- a CDS encoding TIGR03084 family metal-binding protein — protein MADLEALLGDFADECAGLERLVAPLAPAEWARATPAPGWTIAHQIGHLAWTDEIATIATADAARFQQLLAEAGPRALTFVDEAAEKAATEPPAELLDRWRRGRAGLVAALRATPPGVKLPWFGPPMSAASMITARIMETWAHGQDVADALGVHRTATARLRTVAHIGVRTRNFAYTVHGKTPPAAEFRVELTAPDRTIWAWGPEDAEQRVTGSALDFCLLVTQRRHPDDLAIHADGDDAAEWLTIAQAFAGPTGEGRTAGQFT, from the coding sequence ATGGCTGACCTAGAGGCGTTGCTCGGCGACTTCGCCGACGAATGCGCGGGCCTGGAACGACTCGTCGCCCCGTTGGCACCCGCGGAGTGGGCGCGCGCCACCCCCGCGCCCGGCTGGACCATCGCCCATCAGATCGGCCATCTGGCTTGGACCGACGAAATCGCGACGATCGCCACCGCGGACGCCGCCCGATTCCAGCAGTTGCTGGCGGAAGCCGGGCCGCGGGCGCTCACGTTCGTCGACGAGGCCGCCGAGAAAGCCGCCACCGAACCACCGGCCGAGCTGCTCGATCGCTGGCGGCGTGGCCGCGCGGGACTCGTCGCCGCGCTGCGCGCGACGCCTCCGGGCGTGAAGTTGCCGTGGTTCGGTCCGCCGATGAGCGCAGCGTCGATGATCACCGCCCGCATCATGGAGACCTGGGCACACGGGCAGGACGTGGCCGATGCCCTGGGCGTGCACCGCACTGCCACGGCGCGGCTGCGCACCGTGGCCCATATCGGCGTGCGCACCAGGAATTTCGCCTACACCGTGCACGGAAAGACCCCGCCCGCGGCGGAATTCCGGGTGGAACTGACCGCACCGGATCGCACGATCTGGGCGTGGGGCCCCGAAGACGCCGAGCAGCGGGTGACCGGATCGGCACTCGATTTCTGCCTGCTGGTGACCCAGCGCCGCCATCCGGACGACCTGGCGATCCACGCGGACGGCGACGACGCCGCGGAATGGCTCACTATCGCACAGGCTTTCGCGGGCCCGACAGGTGAAGGAAGGACAGCGGGCCAGTTCACCTGA
- the lhgO gene encoding L-2-hydroxyglutarate oxidase: protein MSAYDFCVIGGGIVGVATAHRILARNPGASLVLLEKAQRLAAHQTGHNSGVIHSGIYYPPDSLKATLCRRGARWTKDFAAAHDIPYRVCGKLLVATDDAEYKRMLALHERSITNGVAVELIDTAELTRREPRVTGVGALFVPDTGIIDFTRVAEALAEEVRGAGGEFVLGAEVTALTESTDAVTAAGPTGSWTARRMVVCAGLQADRLARAAGLRTDFRIVPFRGEYYQLPQERNGLVRTLIYPIPDPELPFLGVHLSPMIDGSLTVGPNAVLGLAREGYRKGSVDLTDAREVLGFPGFHRVAKANVRTGLRELRNSLFKRGYLAQCRRYCPELTLADLLPREAGIRAQAVLRDGTLVHDFMIERTERSVHLLNAPSPAATSAMPIAEHIVDQL from the coding sequence ATGAGCGCCTACGACTTCTGCGTCATCGGCGGCGGCATCGTCGGTGTGGCCACCGCGCACCGGATCCTGGCGCGCAATCCCGGGGCGAGCCTCGTGCTACTGGAGAAAGCCCAGCGTCTGGCCGCCCATCAGACCGGGCACAACAGCGGAGTCATCCACTCCGGCATCTACTATCCGCCGGACAGCCTGAAGGCCACGCTGTGCCGCCGTGGCGCCCGCTGGACCAAGGATTTCGCCGCGGCACACGACATTCCGTACCGGGTCTGCGGAAAATTGCTGGTCGCCACCGACGACGCCGAGTACAAGCGAATGCTCGCGCTGCACGAACGTTCGATCACCAACGGCGTGGCCGTCGAACTGATCGACACGGCGGAACTCACGCGGCGCGAACCGCGCGTCACCGGCGTCGGCGCCCTTTTCGTCCCGGACACCGGCATCATCGACTTCACCCGGGTGGCCGAAGCGCTCGCCGAGGAAGTCCGCGGCGCGGGTGGTGAATTCGTGCTGGGCGCCGAGGTGACCGCGCTCACCGAGAGCACGGACGCGGTGACCGCCGCGGGGCCGACCGGCTCGTGGACGGCGCGCCGCATGGTGGTCTGCGCGGGGCTGCAAGCCGACCGGCTGGCCCGGGCGGCCGGACTGCGCACCGACTTTCGCATCGTTCCCTTCCGCGGCGAGTACTACCAACTGCCGCAGGAGCGCAACGGGCTGGTGCGCACGCTGATCTATCCGATCCCCGATCCGGAATTGCCTTTTCTCGGAGTGCATTTGAGTCCCATGATCGACGGTTCGCTGACCGTGGGGCCGAACGCGGTGCTCGGATTGGCCAGGGAGGGGTATCGCAAAGGCAGCGTCGACCTGACCGACGCGCGAGAAGTGCTCGGATTCCCCGGATTTCACCGTGTCGCCAAGGCGAACGTGCGCACCGGCCTGCGCGAGCTGCGCAACTCGCTGTTCAAGCGCGGATACCTGGCGCAGTGCCGCCGCTACTGTCCGGAGCTGACGCTCGCCGATCTGCTGCCCCGGGAGGCGGGCATTCGCGCGCAGGCGGTCTTGCGGGACGGAACGTTGGTGCACGACTTCATGATCGAGCGCACGGAACGCTCGGTTCATCTGCTCAACGCGCCGTCACCCGCGGCGACCTCGGCCATGCCGATCGCGGAGCACATCGTCGACCAGCTCTGA
- a CDS encoding SRPBCC family protein yields MGHIKYASDVGAPVEVAFHYTDNHLFVPDWMFGIADFVPTGEQDRGLGAVFATTTRLALWQPTSTCEITEYRHNAVIGYTLRGRVSGTLRLRFDPLGYGRSVLTSEAEYRPPRGPVGRVSAGLVDAAVKSALRRTESRLRREIEEFHGTDLVGRIA; encoded by the coding sequence ATGGGCCACATCAAGTACGCGAGTGACGTCGGAGCGCCCGTCGAGGTCGCTTTCCATTACACGGACAACCATCTGTTCGTACCGGACTGGATGTTCGGCATCGCGGACTTCGTCCCGACCGGCGAACAGGACCGCGGACTCGGCGCGGTCTTCGCCACCACCACCCGCCTCGCGCTCTGGCAACCGACATCGACCTGCGAGATCACCGAATACCGCCACAACGCGGTGATCGGGTACACGCTGCGCGGGCGCGTCTCCGGCACGCTGCGGCTGCGCTTCGATCCGCTCGGTTACGGACGCTCGGTGCTGACCTCCGAGGCGGAATACCGTCCACCCCGCGGACCGGTCGGGCGCGTGAGCGCGGGTCTGGTGGACGCCGCGGTCAAATCGGCGCTGCGGCGGACGGAGTCGCGGTTACGGAGGGAGATAGAGGAATTCCACGGTACCGATCTTGTCGGTCGGATTGCGTAG